A single window of Dendropsophus ebraccatus isolate aDenEbr1 chromosome 5, aDenEbr1.pat, whole genome shotgun sequence DNA harbors:
- the PRPH gene encoding peripherin isoform X2, with protein MSHSGLRTTSTSYRRTFGAPLLSPVSYSSSRYSTSRHLGSPSPGPSSRSSSAFRVRSSTPIRVSDRVDFSVAEALNQEFLTTRSNEKAELQELNDRFASFIEKVRYLEQQNAVLVTEINQARSKEPTRAAELCQQELRELRRQLDALGKDRDRIQVERDNLAEDLNFLKQRLDEEVHKREDAENNLVLFRKDVDDATLSRLELERKIESLMDEIEFLKKLHEEELQDVQVSVQVQPIHMEIEATKQPDLTSALREIRSQYENIAVKNLQESEEWYKSKFADLSDAASRNNEALRQAKQEMNETRRQVHSLTSEIDGLKGTNEALIRQMKDMEEQFGMEAANYQDTIGRLEQEVQHMKEEMARHLREYQDLLNVKMALDIEIATYRKLLEGEESRIVVPIHSMTSLSIKSPAPEIDPSSEVHTRKTVVIKTIETRDGEVVTESRKEQSSDGGK; from the exons ATGAGTCACTCTGGACTAAGGACCACTTCAACTTCTTACAGACGCACTTTTGGGGCTCCTCTTCTATCCCCAGTCTCCTACTCTTCATCTAGATATTCAACCTCAAGGCACTTGGGCAGCCCCTCCCCAGGCCCTTCCAGTCGTTCCTCATCTGCCTTCAGGGTGAGGTCCAGCACCCCAATCCGGGTCTCGGACAGGGTTGACTTCTCAGTGGCTGAGGCTCTCAACCAGGAGTTCCTGACCACACGCAGcaatgaaaaggcagaactgcAAGAACTCAATGATCGCTTTGCTAGTTTCATAGAAAAGGTCCGTTACTTAGAGCAGCAGAATGCTGTGCTAGTGACTGAGATCAATCAGGCCAGGTCTAAGGAGCCCACAAGGGCTGCCGAACTTTGCCAACAAGAGTTGAGAGAGTTGAGAAGACAGCTGGATGCACTGGGTAAGGACAGGGACCGTATCCAGGTAGAAAGGGACAACTTGGCCGAGGATCTCAATTTTCTCAAGCAGAG GTTAGATGAAGAAGTTCACAAGAGAGAAGATGCTGAGAACAATTTAGTTCTGTTCAGAAAG GATGTAGATGATGCAACCCTCTCCCGCCTGGAACTTGAAAGAAAGATTGAATCACTGATGGATGAAATAGAATTTCTAAAGAAACTTCATGAAGAG GAGCTCCAGGATGTGCAAGTCTCTGTACAGGTACAACCCATTCATATGGAAATTGAAGCTACAAAGCAGCCCGACTTGACCTCTGCCCTTCGGGAGATTCGCAGTCAGTATGAAAACATTGCAGTCAAGAATCTGCAGGAGTCTGAGGAGTGGTATAAATCTAAG TTTGCTGACTTGTCTGATGCGGCAAGCCGCAACAATGAAGCGTTGCGCCAAGCCAAGCAGGAGATGAACGAAACCCGACGACAAGTCCACAGCCTGACATCTGAGATTGATGGACTTAAAGGAACA AATGAAGCTCTAATCCGTCAGATGAAGGATATGGAGGAACAATTTGGGATGGAAGCAGCAAATTACCAGGATACAATTGGGCGTCTGGAGCAGGAAGTGCAACACATGAAAGAGGAAATGGCGCGTCACCTGAGGGAATACCAAGACCTCCTCAATGTCAAGATGGCTTTAGATATTGAGATTGCAACATACAGAAAATTACTGGAAGGAGAAGAAAGCAG GATCGTTGTACCAATTCACTCCATGACCTCTTTAAGTATTAAAAGCCCAG CTCCTGAAATAGATCCAAGCTCTGAAGTTCACACCAGGAAAACTGTAGTGATTAAAACAATTGAGACTCGAGATGGAGAG gTTGTGACTGAGTCCAGGAAGGAGCAGTCTTCTGATGGGGGGAAGTAA
- the PRPH gene encoding peripherin isoform X1 yields the protein MSHSGLRTTSTSYRRTFGAPLLSPVSYSSSRYSTSRHLGSPSPGPSSRSSSAFRVRSSTPIRVSDRVDFSVAEALNQEFLTTRSNEKAELQELNDRFASFIEKVRYLEQQNAVLVTEINQARSKEPTRAAELCQQELRELRRQLDALGKDRDRIQVERDNLAEDLNFLKQRLDEEVHKREDAENNLVLFRKDVDDATLSRLELERKIESLMDEIEFLKKLHEEELQDVQVSVQVQPIHMEIEATKQPDLTSALREIRSQYENIAVKNLQESEEWYKSKFADLSDAASRNNEALRQAKQEMNETRRQVHSLTSEIDGLKGTNEALIRQMKDMEEQFGMEAANYQDTIGRLEQEVQHMKEEMARHLREYQDLLNVKMALDIEIATYRKLLEGEESRIVVPIHSMTSLSIKSPAPEIDPSSEVHTRKTVVIKTIETRDGEQVVTESRKEQSSDGGK from the exons ATGAGTCACTCTGGACTAAGGACCACTTCAACTTCTTACAGACGCACTTTTGGGGCTCCTCTTCTATCCCCAGTCTCCTACTCTTCATCTAGATATTCAACCTCAAGGCACTTGGGCAGCCCCTCCCCAGGCCCTTCCAGTCGTTCCTCATCTGCCTTCAGGGTGAGGTCCAGCACCCCAATCCGGGTCTCGGACAGGGTTGACTTCTCAGTGGCTGAGGCTCTCAACCAGGAGTTCCTGACCACACGCAGcaatgaaaaggcagaactgcAAGAACTCAATGATCGCTTTGCTAGTTTCATAGAAAAGGTCCGTTACTTAGAGCAGCAGAATGCTGTGCTAGTGACTGAGATCAATCAGGCCAGGTCTAAGGAGCCCACAAGGGCTGCCGAACTTTGCCAACAAGAGTTGAGAGAGTTGAGAAGACAGCTGGATGCACTGGGTAAGGACAGGGACCGTATCCAGGTAGAAAGGGACAACTTGGCCGAGGATCTCAATTTTCTCAAGCAGAG GTTAGATGAAGAAGTTCACAAGAGAGAAGATGCTGAGAACAATTTAGTTCTGTTCAGAAAG GATGTAGATGATGCAACCCTCTCCCGCCTGGAACTTGAAAGAAAGATTGAATCACTGATGGATGAAATAGAATTTCTAAAGAAACTTCATGAAGAG GAGCTCCAGGATGTGCAAGTCTCTGTACAGGTACAACCCATTCATATGGAAATTGAAGCTACAAAGCAGCCCGACTTGACCTCTGCCCTTCGGGAGATTCGCAGTCAGTATGAAAACATTGCAGTCAAGAATCTGCAGGAGTCTGAGGAGTGGTATAAATCTAAG TTTGCTGACTTGTCTGATGCGGCAAGCCGCAACAATGAAGCGTTGCGCCAAGCCAAGCAGGAGATGAACGAAACCCGACGACAAGTCCACAGCCTGACATCTGAGATTGATGGACTTAAAGGAACA AATGAAGCTCTAATCCGTCAGATGAAGGATATGGAGGAACAATTTGGGATGGAAGCAGCAAATTACCAGGATACAATTGGGCGTCTGGAGCAGGAAGTGCAACACATGAAAGAGGAAATGGCGCGTCACCTGAGGGAATACCAAGACCTCCTCAATGTCAAGATGGCTTTAGATATTGAGATTGCAACATACAGAAAATTACTGGAAGGAGAAGAAAGCAG GATCGTTGTACCAATTCACTCCATGACCTCTTTAAGTATTAAAAGCCCAG CTCCTGAAATAGATCCAAGCTCTGAAGTTCACACCAGGAAAACTGTAGTGATTAAAACAATTGAGACTCGAGATGGAGAG caggTTGTGACTGAGTCCAGGAAGGAGCAGTCTTCTGATGGGGGGAAGTAA